Genomic DNA from Burkholderia vietnamiensis LMG 10929:
CCACATCCAAATTCCATAAATACCGAGAATCCATCAGCTATTACGGCGCGGCGCAACTCCTCGCGCATCCCGGCCTCACACGGCTCAAGAAAAAATGTCGGTGTGTCACTCTCAGCACCCACGACATCCAGACCGATACTATTTACCTTTCTGCACGGAATCAAAGGGTGTCCCATTCCGTCAGGCTTGACAACGCCCAATCAGAAAAAAGGGGGCGAACGGCGTTGTTAGAGAACAGAACGCTGCCATTTGTCGTTAAAATTGAGAAACTCTTTTTTCTTCACCATCCATTTACCCGCCTTTTCTTTCATCGTGAATCGGGATATCGTCAACATTCCCAATGTCTGGCGAACGGTGAAAACCACCTCTCCGTCTGTGGATTCGACGCTATCTTCAACATCAGTTTCAGGATCGTATGTCGGCGGATCCGAACAACCCAAGTCAATCAAACGACCTTGGTTTGTTTTCTCTTGGAACGCCCATTTCTCCAAAATAGCAGAAAGATCTTTCCGTGCACGGTCATCAATACCAGAAACATCGCCACCACTTTTCAGAGCACTATGCTTTTTCTCGTAAAAACCCTTTTCCCATTGATTCATCTCCAACATAAACGATCGCAACGCCGTTCGCGCTTGCTCAAAATCGTCATTCATCGCCTTCAACCCTTAATCATTGAAAATACCGCCCTAGTGCGAGACCTCAGCGACGATGACATACATATTTTAGCCAGGCCAGTCGTCGACCGCGACGAACTGCATTTGTTTTGTTCCGGCGACGATCATATCCAGAAATGCCGAGAATCCATCGGCTACATTGTAGAGGTTGCCACAATCTGACACCTCTGCAATATCCGGCTTCGCTGTGTCATCCGCATGCAGATGCGTTCTATCCCAATACAGGACCTTCTCAACGTTATCGAATCGCGCCAGTGCGTAGTAATTACCCCCTGGATCATCTCCAATCACAAAGAAATCGTTTAGAAAATCGATCTCACCTCTGACACGTTCGTTTTGCGCGATTAAATCAAAATTCTCGTTGCTCGTTCCGACTCCAAAAAGCGAAGCAAACGAAATCATTCCATTATCGACACCAGGAAAATCAAAATCAAGATAGTCGGCGCCACCAATGAATATGCCGTTCCACTTCTTCAAAAAATCCTTGTAATCCGTCGAAAGAACGAATCCGAGTTCCGCCTCCAATTTACCGAGGAGCGGCTGTGCAGGTTTTGCTCCATACAGAACTGGCACCTTACCTCCTTAACACGACGATTGATTCTTCAAATTAGAGACGCCACCCCTATGGGTGAATTCACTGTGAATATCCTTCGGAATTTCCTGCATCGTTACCATGTTCTCGTGGTGGTGCCAAGTATTTTTCGTGTAATCGGCGGGGCTTCCTGCCTTAGCATCCGCCAATCCAAAGTCCCCTGCTGGCGCCCTACTGTGATTTCCTTTCAGCCCCTCAACGTCTACAGATCTGACCTCATACGGCTTGAAATCAGGATAACCATTTGGATAACGGACAACCGTTCCTTTTGCGTTGGTATATACCCACGTCCCCGACTCCACCTCGACGTGAACGGTACCACCTTTTTCAAGCCATTTCGTCACATCCGGAGAGTTCAACGGTTTCTCCCCGAACCAGCCCCACGGATCGATCCATCCTGTAGGATTGGGGGCATACGCATACAAATTGTCGCCACCCAGCAGCCCGATCGGATCGTGGTTAATGAACCGGCCTACATCAGGGTCGTAGAACCTGAAAGTATTATAGTGAAGGCCCGTGCTTTCATCGGCATATTGTCCGGCATAGCGGAGCGGCTGATCCGTGCGTGCCGAAGTCAGTTCTCGGCTGTTCGGCTTGACCTTGCCCCACCCCGTATATTGCCCCGCCCACGCTAGCTCTCCAGCTTCGTCTGTAACTTCCAATGGGGCGCCCACCAGATCCGTATGGAAGTGGTATATCCGCGACGCCAGCTTCGCCGTGTCGATCGCTGCCGCCGCCAGTGCGTTCGCGATAACCGCATCAACGCGTGCCGCTGGAGAGTACGACGCATCTGGACTGTATACGTAACTGCTCACGCCAGTCTCGCGCACCTCTTGGGCGAGCCGTAGCCCCTCCCATACGAACCGCTTCGTCTCGCTGCGCAGTTTTACGCCACGCAGGTCGTAACTGGTATCCGTCTTCGCAGTCCGCCTCCCGATCGGGTCGAATTCAAACCGAGATTCGACCGTGCCACGCGCGTCGTGCGTTAGGACTGCGATCAGTCGGTTCTGCCCGTCGTAGGTGAACCGCTGCGTCTGGTTCGCTCCGCGCAGCTTCGTCGTCAGATTGCCAAACGGATCGTACTCGAAACGGAGATCTTGCCACATGAGCAGGCGATTGCCTTCGACGTACCCCCGGCTGCTGCGCTGCGCATCGTCAAGCAGGTTGCCGGCGCCGTCCCACGCGAATTCTTCAACTTGCCGATCCATCGTGTTCACCCGCCGGGTCAGCTGCCCGGCAGGATCGTAGTTGTACTGCGTACTGCCACGGAGGCCGTCGCTCATCTCGATGAGCTCGCCAGCGGCGTCGTACCCGTAATTCCGCCACAAGTGCCCGCGCCCACGACCCAGCGCTTCGGGTTGGAATCCTGCCGACTGCCAGACTTTCCGACCAAGCGGATCGTATGCGGAACGCTGAGTCAACCGCCCCTGTGTGCGCATCACTTCACGATGCAAATCGTCACGCTCGAAGTCACTCACCACCTGATCGCCACAACGGATCTGGTGAACGTGGCCTGAACCATACCGCAGGATCTGCAAGCTCTGGTCGTGCGGCAACGCTAGCGTTGTCACGTTGTCGAGCGCATCGAGCACATATTCGACTGTGCCGTTTACGCCGTGCTCGGCCATAAGGCGACCCGCTTTGTCGTATTCGAAGCTCACGACGTCCGGAGTGATGCCAAGCGCAATACCGGCTGGAGTTGGCGTACGCTCAACTTTCACCGTCCGGTCGCCCTTGTCGCGCTCAAAGCGGGTTACCTCGGTCGGCGTATGCTGAACCTTCAGATTGCCCATCCGGTCGCGCTCAAAGCGAATAGTGCGAACCGGGCGATCCGCATTAGCGCCATTGACCGGGGCCCCTACGATATCAAGCGTGAGCAATTCGCCAGCGTCCCCATACCCGAACCGCCGTTCCACGCCGTCCGGTCGCATCTCAGTCAAGAGCCGACCGCCGGCACTGTACGTGAACGCATAGCATGCGCGGTCCTGCAGTAGCTCTCGAAGCCG
This window encodes:
- a CDS encoding NTF2 fold immunity protein, with product MNDDFEQARTALRSFMLEMNQWEKGFYEKKHSALKSGGDVSGIDDRARKDLSAILEKWAFQEKTNQGRLIDLGCSDPPTYDPETDVEDSVESTDGEVVFTVRQTLGMLTISRFTMKEKAGKWMVKKKEFLNFNDKWQRSVL
- a CDS encoding SMI1/KNR4 family protein; the encoded protein is MPVLYGAKPAQPLLGKLEAELGFVLSTDYKDFLKKWNGIFIGGADYLDFDFPGVDNGMISFASLFGVGTSNENFDLIAQNERVRGEIDFLNDFFVIGDDPGGNYYALARFDNVEKVLYWDRTHLHADDTAKPDIAEVSDCGNLYNVADGFSAFLDMIVAGTKQMQFVAVDDWPG